The sequence GATTCAACACAATGAAAGACAATGGAACAGAATAGTGTTTGTTCCGGGCGCGTGTGTTCGATTTAAATACTCGCAAAGTCGAaagttgtctttgttttcatccGTGTTGACGAAAATCAGGCTTCAATGTTGTGTTTATATTCGAAGGCCCCAGATATTGTGACTTTGATTTCCGGTGTCGCGGTTGCTGTCAAACTGAAGAATACATCACCCACACTGTTGTGACGTTGTGAAGTTGTTCTTGTTCGTGAGCTATAAAATGATAACTTGTGACGTGACAACGAAGCTAATCTCCTCTGCTCCAGGGTCACGATGAGTTATCCAGAGAAGCAGGACGAAATAACGAGGGACGAGTGGATGGATAAACTCAACAATGTCCACATCCAGAGAGCCGACATGAACCGGCTCATCATGAACTACCTGGTGACAGGtgaacaagctttttttttccatatgcAGAGCAGTTCTGTGTGATGGCTGAATGTGGAATATGCAGGGTTCTTTTCTAAATCCACGGTTTCTGTTCAAACAGAGGGCTTCAAAGAGGCAGCAGAGAAATTCCGGatggagtccgggatcgagccCAGTGTCGATCTGGATTCTCTCGATGAACGGATTAAAATCCGAGAGATGATCCTGAAGGGACAGATCCAGGACGCCATCGCGCTGATCAACAGTCTGCACCCGGAGCTGCTGGATACGAACCGTTACCTCTACTTTCACCTACAGGTAAAAATCAAGTGCATGTCATTCACCTGCATGTATCGCTCAGTCTGTTTCTTTTCACTCACCGTTGCAGTCATGTTTTTGGTTTCacgttcacagcagcagcatctgatCGAGCTGATTCGTCTGAGGGAGACCGAAGCTGCTCTCGAGTTCGCCCAGGCTCAGTTAGCggagcagggggaggagagCCGAGAGTGTCTGACGGAGATGGAGAGGACACTGGCCCTGCTGGCGTTCGACAACCCGGAGGAGTCCCCATTCGGAGATCTGCTGAATATGATGCAGAGACAGAAGGTGAGGTCAAAGCATGTTGTTAAAGCGATGATAGTGTTTATGTGCTGGCTGAAGAGCCAAATACTTGTTTTTGATCAAGTTGTTAATCTTTAGTTACTGGCTGTGGCCTTTTTCTGCAGCATGAAGACGGGACTATCTTGTTATTAGAGCTGCACCTATAGATTATTATTTTATGGATTTATCAAGTAATCAAACGATAGATTTTTCGATAAATCGAATGGTTATTTGTTATTACtcaattaatataataatgtattcatcaaaaatgtatttaaaaaacttCTGTAATATATATTTCGATTGTTATTTAATCATCTTCTCTTAGACAGAAACCATTGTGGGATAATATATCGAATTTAGAACTGTAGAAGTTTTATGGCCCAAACCAGGGGCTGAAGATCAGAATGTTTAGGTCTGGGCTTCCTCTCATGAACCCAAATAAAAGTGCAACATATTCTATACGATCCACTGTTAGGTAGAGAACGTATTCGAAGCAGTTACATGTACATGCGTTTGTCTTTCAGGTGTGGAGTGAAGTAAATCAGTGTGTACTCGACTATGAAAACAGGGAGTCAACCCCCAAGCTGGCCAAGCTCCTGAAACTCCTGCTGTGGGCTCAAAACGAACTTGACCAAAAGAAAGTGAAGTATCCGAAAATGACAGACCTCAGCAAGGGAACAATCGAAGACCCCAAATAAGGACCCGCAGAGAAAACATACCACCGCATGATATAACGGACACATTTCCTTTACCTATTTATACCCCGACAAACCGACTCGTAGAGTACaaccttttctttttgtaagGGTTGctttttgatacttaagtaagGTAGAATGTGCAAACTGGAGTAATGGCATTTTAAGAGGAACTCTCACACTAAAATAACCCACATACCATTATTCTGCTTGGTATTTAAATAtctgtttaaataaaattgGTTTATCTCAGTTACACTAGGTTTTTCTGTCTGTTGGCAGGGAAAGTTGTTTGCATAGGAGGGTGTGAATAAAGCCTAAATTAGGCTGTCACGTTCTGTGTGTGACCACTTAGAGGAGGGGTTGATGTTCAGGGGGAGAGTGGGCGGCTCAGTGTGCACTGCCTCAAATAAACGTTTTCCTTACAAAAAACCATCCACATTTCAGCGAGTAGTCTGTCAGCTTGTGCTCTTCTGTTACAGGAACAGCCAAAGCAAGATACTTTGGATGTTTCAAGCTACTGTGACATTGAAAAAGGAAATTTCCTAGATTCATATTTCATTATTGCTTAAAACCTTATGAAAAGATGCAGATAAGAACGGAGAAAACATCAAGCTGTACATCATAGTAGCAGTAATCAGGTGGGACAAGGCAAGATTCCTGGGAAGCTGTAAACTCTGCAGCATTCTGCGACTGTGCGGGCTTCAGGGCGACCTCGGTTTCATATTGTTGTCAAACATCACAAGCGATATTCAAAAATGTGAATGGTGATAAATCTATGTACTCAGACATGGAGATACCTTTACTGATGCATTATTTACATGTATGGAATAAGTAGCTCTTTTGCAAAAATTtgatgtgcttttttttttttttgctggtaTATTATTTTGCAATAAAAGTGAATTTTTAAACTGGACCGGGCATCAAGAGCGTGTTGTTGCTCTGAAGTTTACTCATTTCCCTCGGGTTCTGCACTATGTACAGATTGGAAGTTTGTATTCAAGCACTTGGTTTCGATTTCTCATCGCAAAGTTAGATAAAAAACTTATATCTGAACTATACAGATCATGACTTCCAAAAACCATGATCAGTGCCATGTTAATGATTGAAATACTCTGTTACCTAAGCAGTGTGACCAGCTACACcattaaaattatgtttttatgatgATGCAACTAACACCCAATGACGGGAATAGTCACACATTGCCAGGCCTAACTTATCTTTGAAACTCATTGAGGTCAGTGAAATGATCGACTACCAAAAGGCAAAACAAAACATCCTGACCATGCCTTTGTGTGGCAGCCAGTGCTACCAGGGAATCTGTGGTAATTAgttattaaaaaagtaaaatacccTTTACTTAGTTTGAGGAGTGCAGGAGCTCACACCTCCTTTGATGTCCCTGTGTGCATGTTCCACTTCTGACCTTGTCTCATTCATCTACCTCCCTCCTTTTTGATTGAATGTTTATCTCACCTCCTGATTAAAAAGTTATCTCCTGATATAAAAGTTAACTGTGCTGTTACTCTAACACATCCACATACTGGTAGGACAGATGCTAATAGTTTGCTCAATGCAGATCATTCCATGACACGTGTTTACAAACAGCCTCTGTGCACAGTTCAGTTCCTTCAGTCCAGGCTCCATCATCGTCCTCCTCATCGGTGGGGACTTACAGCAGAACTCATCTTCCTCACCTCCAtctatatataactatataaagTGCCCCGTCATGGTCAGACACGGAAGGGGCCTCAGCCAGATGCTTCTCTGGTGACACACAGTAATGGCTGCAGCCGGCTGACTAAGGTCTCTACACTACAGGATTGCTGAAATCACTTCCTGATGAGCCCTACCGATGAGAAGGAGAACTGCGGggctgagctggaggaggaggaggctgggggAGAAAAACTGACACGTGGATTACTCCTCCTCGGGCATCACGAAcaccactcttcctcctccagcagcccaGCTCCTCCgccgctcgctcgctcgctcgcctTCCTCCGCTTCAGGTCATGGATCCACACGGTGCAAAGCAGGGATAAGACCGCGCGGAGACTCCTGCGTCCTGGTCCCAGCGTCTGCGTCGGCTCACCGCGCGTAAAGAGACTCAAAGTAAAATCTCGACtgacagagaaggaggaggagggggggccgCCGTTTACCTCGCGTTGAATGGCAGTTATTCAAAAATATGGCAAGAACTATAGTCCAGATTTGGTCTGTCACAAGGAAAACAGTCCGCCAGAGAAGAGCGGAGTCCCGGCGGGTCACAAGAAGTGGCCTGAGCACAACACCCACTGGCCCAGGTAACGTTATTCTATTCTAACCCCTGATCCTCTATTCAGCTGCTGCCCGCTTGTCGTGTTCTCCAGTTTCCAGTTTCCAGCAACTATCGCATATTAACCTTGAACACTTCTGATTCTCTGATAGTTAAATAACTCTCTTTCCTTGTAATTCAGGAATCCTGCagcaaaaacacagagagtgacagcagtgatgttACAGTCAAGGTCCAGTGCTCTTGAGATTTGAAGTTGTAGGGCCAAATAGTTT comes from Pleuronectes platessa chromosome 6, fPlePla1.1, whole genome shotgun sequence and encodes:
- the LOC128442183 gene encoding glucose-induced degradation protein 8-B homolog translates to MSYPEKQDEITRDEWMDKLNNVHIQRADMNRLIMNYLVTEGFKEAAEKFRMESGIEPSVDLDSLDERIKIREMILKGQIQDAIALINSLHPELLDTNRYLYFHLQQQHLIELIRLRETEAALEFAQAQLAEQGEESRECLTEMERTLALLAFDNPEESPFGDLLNMMQRQKVWSEVNQCVLDYENRESTPKLAKLLKLLLWAQNELDQKKVKYPKMTDLSKGTIEDPK